The Brassica oleracea var. oleracea cultivar TO1000 chromosome C6, BOL, whole genome shotgun sequence genome includes a region encoding these proteins:
- the LOC106300325 gene encoding protein FAR-RED IMPAIRED RESPONSE 1, with amino-acid sequence MDLQESNNNQMSDANMVESHNNNEDVGGVIVDDLRTGGHLGALDLEPRDGIAFDTHEAAYTFYQDYAKSMGFTTSIKNSRRSKKTKDFIDAKFACSRYGSTPESESGSSSGRRSSVKKTDCKASMHVKRKSDGRWIIHEFIKEHNHELLPALAYHFRIQRNIKLAEKNNIDILHAVSERTRKMYVEMSRQSGGYKNNKGLLLLQTSEVDKGRRCLALEEGESQLLLEYFKRIKKENPRFFYAIDLNEEQRLRNLFWADAKSRDDYVSFNDVVSFDTTYVKFNDKLPLALFIGVNHHSQPMLLGCGLVADESTETFAWLIKTWLRAMGARAPKVILTDQDKLLMAAVSELLPNTRHCFALWHVLEKLPEYFSHVMKRHENFLRKFNKCIFRSWTSDQFDMRWWKMVSQFGLENDEWLLWLHEHRQKWVPTFMSEVFLAGMSTSQRAESVNSFFDKYVHKKITLKEFLRLYGVMLQNRYEEESVADFDTCHKQPALKSPSPWEKQMAATYTHTIFKKFQVEVLGVVACHPRKEKEDENMVTFRVQDCEKDDEFLVTWSKTQSELCCFCYMFEYKGFLCRHALMILQMCGFASVPPRYILKRWTKDAKSGGADQIQTRVQRYNDLCCRAIELSEEGCVSEENYNIVLRTLVETLKNCVDLNHARNNFAESNSQLNNGAHEEENHVLAAVKATKKKTVVRKRKGQPEASQMLESQPSLQPMENISSEGMSMSGYYGPQQNVQGLLNLMEPPHEGYYVNQRTIQGLGQLNSIAPVQDSFFTNQQAMPGLGQMDFRPPPNFAYNLQDEHLRSAQLPGSSSRQL; translated from the exons ATGGATTTGCAAGAGAGCAATAACAATCAGATGAGTGATGCAAATATGGTTGAATCTCATAATAACAACGAAGATGTAGGAGGAGTTATTGTTGATGATCTCAGAACAGGAGGACATCTTGGTGCTCTTGATCTTGAGCCACGGGATGGTATTGCCTTCGACACACACGAGGCAGCTTATACGTTTTACCAAGACTACGCCAAATCCATGGGCTTTACTACCTCCATTAAAAACAGCAGGCGGTCCAAGAAGACTAAAGATTTCATCGACGCCAAGTTTGCTTGTTCTAGATACGGTTCCACCCCCGAGTCTGAGAGTGGTAGTAGCAGTGGTCGAAGGTCGAGTGTGAAGAAAACAGATTGCAAGGCAAGTATGCATGTGAAGAGAAAATCGGATGGGAGATGGATCATTCATGAGTTTATAAAAGAACATAACCACGAGCTTCTACCTGCTCTTGCTTATCATTTCCGGATTCAGAGGAACATCAAGTTAGCTGAGAAGAATAATATCGACATCTTGCACGCCGTTAGTGAACGGACCAGGAAAATGTATGTTGAGATGTCGAGACAATCTGGGGGATATAAGAACAACAAGGGGCTTCTTCTTCTTCAGACCAGTGAGGTTGATAAGGGTCGTCGGTGTTTGGCTTTGGAAGAAGGAGAATCTCAACTACTGCTTGAGTACTTTAAGCGTATTAAGAAAGAAAACCCCAGATTCTTTTATGCCATAGACTTAAACGAGGAGCAACGTTTAAGAAATCTGTTTTGGGCTGATGCTAAGAGCAGAGATGATTACGTGAGTTTTAATGATGTTGTATCCTTTGATACTACTTATGTCAAGTTTAACGATAAGTTGCCTCTAGCTTTATTTATTGGGGTGAACCATCATTCCCAGCCTATGCTGCTTGGCTGTGGATTGGTTGCTGATGAGTCTACGGAGACATTTGCGTGGCTGATAAAAACATGGCTTCGAGCAATGGGTGCTCGAGCTCCTAAAGTTATACTCACTGACCAAGATAAACTCTTGATGGCTGCGGTTTCGGAGCTGTTACCGAACACTCGCCATTGCTTTGCGTTGTGGCATGTGTTGGAAAAGCTTCCTGAATACTTCTCCCATGTGATGAAACGGCACGAGAACTTCTTGCGGAAATTCAATAAGTGCATCTTCAGATCGTGGACGAGTGATCAGTTCGATATGAGATGGTGGAAAATGGTGAGCCAGTTTGGACTTGAGAATGATGAATGGCTGCTATGGTTGCACGAACACCGCCAGAAGTGGGTGCCCACTTTTATGAGCGAGGTGTTTCTAGCGGGAATGTCGACATCTCAGCGTGCAGAAAGTGTCAACTCTTTCTTCGATAAGTACGTTCATAAGAAAATAACGCTGAAAGAGTTCTTGAGGCTGTACGGTGTGATGCTGCAGAATAGGTACGAGGAGGAATCCGTTGCGGATTTCGATACTTGCCACAAGCAACCCGCGTTGAAGTCTCCCTCTCCCTGGGAGAAGCAAATGGCAGCAACTTACACCCACACGATATTCAAGAAATTCCAAGTCGAGGTCTTGGGGGTTGTCGCTTGCCATCCTAGAAAGGAAAAAGAAGACGAAAACATGGTGACGTTCAGAGTTCAAGACTGTGAAAAAGACGACGAGTTCCTTGTGACGTGGAGCAAAACTCAGTCAGAACTCTGCTGTTTCTGCTATATGTTTGAATACAAAGGGTTTCTCTGTCGGCATGCTTTGATGATTCTGCAGATGTGTGGCTTTGCTAGCGTTCCGCCTCGGTATATTTTGAAAAGGTGGACAAAAGATGCCAAGAGTGGAGGAGCAGACCAGATACAGACCAGAGTTCAGCGGTATAATGATTTGTGTTGTCGAGCCATTGAATTGAGCGAGGAAGGTTGTGTCTCAGAAGAAAACTACAACATAGTATTGCGCACACTAGTTGAGACCCTGAAAAATTGTGTCGACCTAAACCATGCTAGAAACAACTTCGCTGAGTCTAATAGCCAGCTTAATAATGGTGCTCACGAAGAAGAAAACCATGTATTGGCCGCTGTAAAAGCAACAAAGAAGAAGACTGTTGTTAGGAAAAGAAAG GGACAACCAGAGGCTAGCCAAATGCTCGAATCTCAACCGAGCTTGCAACCAATG GAAAATATAAGTTCAGAGGGAATGAGTATGAGTGGTTACTATGGTCCTCAACAGAACGTTCAAGGATTG TTAAATTTAATGGAGCCACCTCACGAAGGCTACTATGTAAATCAACGAACCATACAAGGCCTG GGACAACTGAACTCCATAGCACCAGTGCAGGATAGCTTCTTCACGAACCAGCAAGCCATGCCAGGGCTG GGTCAAATGGATTTCAGGCCTCCTCCCAACTTCGCTTACAATTTACAG GATGAGCATTTGAGATCTGCCCAGTTGCCTGGTAGTTCATCAAGACAGCTATAG